One window of Methanorbis furvi genomic DNA carries:
- a CDS encoding cache domain-containing protein has protein sequence MNRKIVAGVVVVVVLAFAAVFSAACIVPGSDNELEVKYAEQMDAVVSLADSMTKNQLTYMDLIIPGARLIASDPDNMTQTTAILSDLYSSIPTFTIVAFSNETGHVAAVFPTNYRDTVIGNWSEHLNRYNTTKSPAFDIFNVRDHSVPGIVSPCISDNGTTIGYIISMIDPTYLFGEVAAKYENASSWRYWVVEDDGLILYTEYPKLYGKNMRSLDTPDRAGLYRVFELARENKSGSAVYTGYSYSDLKLMDYFVTWDTVPIDETGDHKHLVMITAKLNGRQNQVRPVSSTDQTLEEFVHSALIFANDVGKDAALAEFSRPDGQFTTKEYSVFAFDRNKTLLADAYTYNIIGNSLSYVVDSNGVEAGDLIHRRAMQGGGYVLYLYPNPAENMTEQLKLSYIVQADDDWYIAAGVFIDDSNLHVPAEVRENVTSYLRSVQKYAGSVDKDTAVATLNDPNGPYAPEDLRFFAMDYHGTILADPQYPEFVGENYLGMTDVFGSSITRDAIILAKEGGGKQYVYSPKERDEEGSELRLEYVLPAGDDWLILGAVTIE, from the coding sequence ATGAACCGGAAAATTGTTGCTGGAGTTGTAGTTGTAGTTGTCCTCGCCTTTGCCGCGGTATTTTCCGCCGCATGCATCGTGCCCGGGTCTGACAATGAACTGGAAGTGAAGTATGCAGAACAGATGGATGCAGTCGTTTCCCTTGCCGACTCCATGACAAAAAATCAACTCACATACATGGATCTGATCATCCCCGGAGCCAGACTGATCGCAAGTGATCCTGACAACATGACGCAGACAACTGCCATTCTCTCAGATCTCTACTCATCCATTCCCACCTTCACTATTGTAGCTTTTTCAAACGAGACCGGTCATGTGGCCGCTGTTTTTCCAACAAACTATCGCGACACGGTGATTGGAAACTGGTCTGAACACCTGAACCGGTACAATACAACAAAATCCCCCGCATTTGATATATTCAATGTAAGAGATCATTCCGTGCCCGGAATTGTGTCCCCCTGCATTTCTGACAACGGCACAACCATCGGGTACATTATCTCCATGATTGACCCAACCTATCTCTTTGGCGAAGTAGCGGCGAAGTACGAGAATGCCTCATCCTGGCGGTACTGGGTGGTCGAGGATGATGGTCTGATCCTCTATACCGAGTATCCGAAATTGTACGGCAAAAATATGCGCAGCCTCGACACCCCTGACAGAGCAGGACTGTACCGCGTGTTTGAACTTGCTCGTGAAAATAAATCAGGTTCTGCTGTCTACACCGGTTACAGCTACAGTGATCTGAAACTCATGGACTATTTTGTAACCTGGGACACGGTCCCAATTGATGAGACCGGCGATCATAAGCACCTTGTTATGATTACTGCCAAACTGAACGGGAGACAGAACCAGGTCCGGCCGGTGTCGTCCACTGATCAGACGCTGGAAGAGTTTGTCCACTCAGCGCTGATATTTGCAAATGATGTCGGAAAAGATGCAGCTCTTGCGGAGTTCTCCCGCCCGGACGGACAGTTCACCACAAAAGAGTACAGTGTCTTCGCCTTTGATCGGAACAAAACCCTGCTTGCCGATGCCTACACCTACAATATCATCGGAAATTCTCTCAGCTATGTTGTTGACAGCAACGGAGTTGAAGCAGGAGATCTCATCCACAGGCGGGCGATGCAGGGAGGAGGATATGTTCTGTATCTGTATCCGAATCCTGCAGAAAATATGACCGAACAGCTGAAACTGAGTTATATTGTTCAGGCCGACGACGACTGGTACATCGCAGCAGGTGTCTTCATAGACGACTCCAACCTGCACGTTCCAGCCGAGGTCAGGGAAAATGTCACCAGTTATCTCAGGTCTGTGCAGAAGTATGCCGGATCAGTCGATAAAGATACGGCGGTCGCAACTCTCAATGATCCAAACGGTCCCTATGCTCCGGAGGATCTGCGATTTTTTGCCATGGATTATCATGGAACCATTCTCGCAGACCCCCAGTATCCGGAGTTTGTCGGAGAAAATTATCTGGGTATGACAGATGTCTTTGGAAGCTCCATCACCAGAGACGCGATCATTCTTGCAAAAGAGGGAGGCGGCAAACAGTATGTCTACTCCCCCAAAGAGAGAGATGAAGAAGGGTCTGAACTCAGGCTGGAGTATGTTCTCCCTGCCGGAGATGACTGGCTGATTCTTGGTGCGGTTACAATAGAATAA